Proteins from a single region of Cytophagaceae bacterium:
- a CDS encoding OmpH family outer membrane protein, whose translation MKNYILGLLIVLVSITAFSQTKKPAQSNQPKAKVANGFKWAYIYEDYIFEKYNLVKTLDAEVKKKQEAYQETFNKMALEYQTKNLEYQSSMKNLDSMTTEKLTAKLKSVQEIKEASENFQREAEKEIQMMIGDGIVKIKENIKKTAEIVANQKGYKFVILRNKNENLMTGKTVLYAGDGGRDNISDAVLAALGSPVGTKK comes from the coding sequence ATGAAAAACTACATCTTAGGTCTTTTAATTGTTTTGGTAAGTATTACCGCATTTTCACAAACCAAAAAACCGGCACAAAGTAATCAACCCAAGGCCAAAGTTGCCAATGGTTTCAAATGGGCATATATATATGAGGACTATATATTTGAAAAATATAATCTGGTGAAAACACTTGACGCTGAAGTAAAGAAAAAGCAGGAGGCATACCAGGAAACCTTTAACAAAATGGCTTTGGAGTATCAGACTAAAAATCTTGAATATCAAAGCAGTATGAAAAATCTGGATTCTATGACCACCGAAAAACTCACTGCCAAATTAAAAAGCGTACAGGAAATAAAAGAAGCCTCAGAAAACTTCCAACGTGAAGCTGAAAAAGAAATCCAGATGATGATAGGTGATGGGATTGTCAAAATCAAAGAAAACATCAAGAAAACCGCTGAAATTGTAGCTAACCAAAAAGGCTATAAATTTGTCATTTTGAGAAATAAAAATGAAAATCTGATGACAGGGAAAACGGTTCTTTATGCAGGAGATGGCGGTCGCGACAATATTTCTGATGCTGTACTGGCGGCCTTAGGTAGTCCTGTTGGTACAAAGAAATAA
- a CDS encoding SUMF1/EgtB/PvdO family nonheme iron enzyme has translation MKTSRLGVMLGFSLISFLVFSCQKDQEIIERNGMIFIEGNKEIKSFWMDKNPVTVAEFSRFVKATGYVTEAEKFGDAGFFDFQTGEWGLKKGAYWKYPLGKDTTAAPLNHPVTQVSYNDAMAYCKWAKKRLPTSIEFVFSEKNAQQDYEKTYTWGDDFYENNKYKANFWQGVFPISNTADDGFLTTSPVGYFGSNQLGLNDMGGNVWQWCSDESRKRPGEWNQRGGSFLCDPKVCHGFKIGGTSSSTKETSLMHLGFRCIKDAE, from the coding sequence GTGAAAACATCCAGATTAGGTGTAATGTTGGGCTTTAGCCTCATTTCGTTTTTGGTATTTTCTTGTCAAAAAGACCAGGAAATCATCGAACGGAATGGAATGATTTTTATTGAAGGCAATAAAGAAATCAAGAGTTTTTGGATGGATAAGAATCCAGTAACAGTGGCAGAGTTCTCAAGGTTTGTAAAAGCAACAGGTTATGTAACCGAAGCCGAAAAGTTTGGAGATGCAGGCTTTTTTGACTTTCAAACCGGCGAATGGGGTTTAAAAAAAGGAGCATACTGGAAATACCCACTTGGAAAAGATACAACTGCAGCACCGTTAAATCATCCTGTAACTCAGGTAAGTTATAATGATGCCATGGCTTATTGCAAATGGGCTAAAAAACGGCTCCCGACGAGTATTGAGTTTGTTTTTTCAGAAAAAAATGCTCAACAAGATTATGAAAAAACTTATACCTGGGGTGATGATTTCTATGAAAATAATAAATATAAGGCCAATTTCTGGCAGGGAGTTTTTCCAATAAGCAATACGGCCGATGATGGTTTTTTGACCACTTCACCCGTGGGATACTTCGGTTCAAATCAGCTAGGTCTCAACGATATGGGCGGAAATGTATGGCAATGGTGCTCTGATGAAAGCCGAAAACGCCCCGGCGAATGGAATCAGCGAGGCGGTTCGTTTTTGTGTGATCCTAAAGTTTGTCATGGCTTCAAAATTGGGGGTACTTCATCTTCAACCAAAGAAACCTCCCTTATGCATTTGGGATTTAGGTGCATAAAGGATGCGGAATGA
- a CDS encoding PDZ domain-containing protein, translated as MRFAIISMFCWMMWSCTKNEPQPIPIQKKDSTSTILTSKEYEDDNTWIYQQMKINYRWEDKMPEESKTNKLLPPAEYFKTLVYKEKDWFSYFHHDRNEVLNFWNGTPVAFGFRYREVLKDEFEKKEQLVISLVDKNSPAEKSGLKRGDIITKINGLPLSIKTNIIEILAQNSIKLEGTHTDNQPFTISISKNKYQVDPILDYRIINENGRKIGYFAFGQFLSFIDDDLLSVFKYFKENQIDDLIVDLRFNPGGFTPNSEVVASFIVQNLNPSETMFGAITNSNQTEQYFKRFGTKEALRGWVPETYNLGYLPRVFMITSRSSSSSSELIISALKAKMNVITVGNNTFGKSVISTIITDETDKFPYVIMPAFSSYYNAKGQTENARPDGFIPDYKTDDNILPFIPIGNTNETLLRKTLDIISGTIEENQLSSGYHKVHFKDELHHYDNHNPFLTK; from the coding sequence TTGAGATTTGCTATTATTTCCATGTTTTGCTGGATGATGTGGTCATGCACTAAAAATGAACCTCAGCCTATTCCGATACAAAAAAAAGACAGCACTTCGACCATTCTAACCTCCAAAGAATATGAGGATGACAATACCTGGATATACCAGCAAATGAAAATCAACTATCGCTGGGAAGACAAAATGCCGGAAGAATCAAAAACCAACAAACTTTTGCCCCCGGCCGAATATTTCAAAACATTAGTGTACAAAGAAAAAGATTGGTTTTCATATTTTCATCATGATCGAAATGAAGTGCTAAATTTCTGGAATGGCACTCCTGTGGCATTTGGTTTTCGATACAGAGAAGTTCTGAAAGATGAATTTGAAAAGAAAGAGCAATTGGTGATATCATTGGTTGATAAGAATAGTCCAGCAGAAAAATCGGGATTGAAAAGAGGAGATATAATTACTAAAATAAACGGTCTGCCTTTAAGTATTAAAACCAATATTATTGAAATTCTAGCTCAAAACTCCATAAAATTAGAAGGCACTCACACCGACAACCAACCATTTACAATTTCCATTTCAAAAAACAAATACCAGGTTGACCCCATTCTCGATTATAGAATAATCAATGAAAATGGCAGAAAAATAGGTTATTTTGCTTTTGGGCAGTTTTTGAGTTTTATTGATGATGATCTCCTGAGTGTATTTAAATATTTCAAAGAAAATCAAATAGATGACCTCATTGTTGACCTGAGGTTTAATCCGGGGGGATTTACCCCAAACTCTGAAGTTGTGGCATCGTTTATTGTCCAGAATCTCAATCCTTCAGAAACCATGTTTGGAGCTATTACAAATTCAAATCAAACCGAACAATATTTTAAAAGATTCGGAACCAAAGAAGCTCTCAGAGGTTGGGTTCCGGAAACCTATAACCTGGGATATTTACCACGTGTTTTCATGATTACTTCCCGCTCAAGCAGTTCATCTTCTGAATTGATAATCAGTGCACTAAAGGCTAAAATGAATGTAATCACAGTGGGCAACAATACCTTTGGAAAAAGTGTAATTTCCACTATCATTACTGACGAGACCGACAAGTTTCCTTATGTAATAATGCCTGCATTTTCAAGCTATTATAATGCTAAAGGTCAAACTGAAAACGCCAGACCCGATGGCTTTATCCCAGATTACAAAACTGATGACAATATTTTGCCATTTATCCCAATAGGAAACACCAATGAAACATTGCTCAGAAAAACGCTGGACATCATCTCTGGAACAATCGAAGAAAATCAACTAAGCTCTGGGTACCATAAAGTTCATTTTAAAGATGAGCTTCATCATTATGATAATCACAATCCCTTTTTGACTAAATAA
- a CDS encoding TldD/PmbA family protein, with translation MNVILNEAEAKALCQKILSYSRADECEINISGEYRGNIRYARNEVSTSGALTNKNIVVSSAYGKKVGVATIDEFDEASLEKVVRRSEELAKLAPENPEYMGVLGPQTYLKTKALYESTANINPAKRAEKVAQSLNLCQNEKVVAAGFLNDQHGYSALMNSKGLFAYFPASNVNFSLTVRTEDGKGSGYVSKGYNDFDKLDTVKATKIALQKAKASVDAKAIEPGKYTVILEPTAASVLLENIFFGMDARSADEGRSFFSKPGGKTKLGEKIVDERVTFYSDPTNPELPSSPFAGDGEAVGKMKWIDKGVVKNLNYSRFWAKEKGVNSIPGPTNMIMEGGTTSLEEMIKSTKKGILVTKLWYIRPVDPQTLLLTGLTRDGTFYIENGKIKHPIKNLRFNESPIIMLNNLETLGIPERVVSTESDQNYLIPPMKIREFTFSSLSDAV, from the coding sequence ATGAATGTAATACTCAATGAAGCAGAGGCCAAAGCTCTATGTCAGAAAATTCTGAGCTACTCCAGGGCCGACGAATGCGAAATAAATATATCGGGCGAATACCGCGGCAATATCAGATATGCACGTAACGAGGTTTCGACCAGCGGTGCTCTCACCAACAAAAACATAGTGGTGAGCTCTGCCTACGGAAAAAAAGTGGGCGTGGCCACCATTGACGAGTTTGATGAAGCCTCACTCGAAAAAGTGGTCCGTCGCTCTGAAGAATTGGCAAAACTTGCACCCGAAAACCCGGAATACATGGGAGTACTTGGGCCCCAAACTTATCTGAAAACCAAAGCCCTTTATGAATCAACAGCAAATATTAACCCGGCTAAAAGAGCAGAAAAAGTAGCTCAGAGCCTAAATTTATGTCAAAATGAAAAAGTAGTGGCCGCAGGTTTTCTCAATGACCAGCATGGCTACAGTGCTCTTATGAACAGCAAAGGACTTTTTGCATATTTTCCGGCATCCAATGTCAATTTCTCACTGACGGTTCGCACCGAAGACGGGAAAGGCTCAGGTTATGTATCGAAAGGTTATAATGACTTTGATAAACTGGATACCGTTAAAGCCACCAAAATTGCCTTACAAAAAGCCAAAGCTTCTGTTGATGCCAAAGCCATTGAACCGGGAAAATACACAGTGATTCTGGAACCCACGGCTGCATCAGTTTTACTTGAAAACATATTTTTCGGGATGGACGCCCGCAGTGCAGATGAAGGTCGCTCGTTTTTTAGCAAGCCGGGAGGCAAGACCAAATTAGGTGAAAAAATTGTGGATGAAAGGGTGACTTTTTATTCTGACCCAACAAATCCTGAGCTGCCTTCTTCTCCTTTTGCTGGTGACGGCGAGGCAGTAGGCAAAATGAAGTGGATTGACAAAGGTGTGGTTAAAAATCTTAATTATTCGAGATTCTGGGCAAAAGAAAAAGGTGTGAATTCGATTCCTGGCCCTACCAATATGATTATGGAAGGCGGTACAACCAGCCTGGAAGAAATGATAAAAAGTACCAAAAAAGGGATTTTGGTCACAAAATTATGGTACATCAGGCCGGTGGATCCTCAAACCTTGCTTCTGACAGGGTTGACCCGCGACGGAACTTTCTATATCGAAAACGGAAAAATCAAACATCCCATCAAAAACCTGAGATTTAACGAAAGCCCGATTATCATGCTCAATAACCTCGAAACGCTGGGCATACCCGAGCGAGTAGTGAGCACCGAATCAGATCAAAACTATCTGATACCTCCGATGAAAATCCGGGAATTTACATTCTCAAGTTTGAGTGATGCGGTGTAA
- a CDS encoding TldD/PmbA family protein, whose product MRRRDFLQLSGMGLGAAMLPNIPVFGRNVSQEALLNGGVDIAVKKRLADAALNAAKAKGASYTDVRIGRYLNQYVVTREDKVQNIVNTESYGVGVRVIADGCWGFAAVVDAKSETDTAKAAEEAVAIAKANAKLLKNPVVLAPQKGYGEVSWKAPISRNAFEVPIQEKVDLLLGVNDAAMKNGANYVNSFLFMVNEQKYFASSDGSYIDQDVHRIWPVFNVTCIDPKSGKFETRQSLSAPMGMGYEYLSIDPSDKITGITTRYNKGYDMLEDVIAASHQTKEKLSAKSVEAGKYDLVLDPSHLWLTIHESVGHPLELDRVLGYEANFAGTSFATLDKWQSKNFQYGSKEVTLFADKLQEGSLGAVGWDDEGVKTKRWDLVKDGTLVNYQAIRDQVHILGETESHGCCYADNWTNVQFQRMPNVSLAPGMSPLSVDEMIKNVEKGIYIIGDGSFSIDQQRYNFQFGGQLFYEIKEGKIAGMLKDVAYQSNTQEFWNSCSKICDEKDFRLGGSFFDGKGQPQQVSAVSHGSSTARFNGVNVINTARKI is encoded by the coding sequence TTGAGAAGAAGAGATTTTCTACAATTATCAGGGATGGGATTGGGAGCCGCTATGTTGCCCAATATCCCGGTCTTTGGCCGAAATGTAAGCCAGGAAGCCCTGCTCAATGGAGGAGTGGATATAGCAGTAAAAAAACGACTCGCTGACGCCGCCCTCAATGCCGCCAAAGCCAAAGGTGCCTCTTACACCGACGTGCGAATTGGCCGATACCTCAACCAGTATGTGGTAACCCGTGAAGACAAAGTGCAGAACATCGTCAACACCGAGTCGTATGGCGTAGGGGTACGAGTAATCGCCGACGGTTGCTGGGGCTTTGCTGCCGTGGTGGATGCCAAATCTGAGACCGACACTGCAAAAGCAGCCGAAGAAGCCGTAGCCATTGCGAAAGCCAATGCAAAACTACTTAAAAACCCGGTGGTGCTAGCTCCTCAAAAAGGTTACGGCGAAGTAAGTTGGAAAGCCCCGATTAGCAGGAATGCCTTTGAAGTGCCGATTCAGGAAAAAGTGGATTTATTGCTGGGGGTTAATGACGCTGCCATGAAAAACGGAGCCAATTATGTAAACTCCTTCTTGTTTATGGTCAACGAGCAGAAATATTTCGCAAGTTCCGACGGATCGTATATCGACCAGGACGTTCACCGAATCTGGCCGGTATTTAATGTTACTTGTATCGACCCAAAAAGCGGAAAGTTTGAGACACGTCAGTCGCTGAGTGCCCCTATGGGTATGGGATATGAGTATTTGAGCATCGATCCTTCGGATAAAATTACCGGTATCACCACCCGATACAACAAAGGTTATGATATGCTCGAAGACGTGATTGCAGCATCACATCAAACCAAAGAAAAGCTTTCAGCCAAGTCAGTAGAGGCCGGAAAATACGACCTCGTGTTGGATCCTTCTCACCTTTGGCTCACGATTCATGAGTCAGTGGGGCATCCATTAGAGCTTGACCGTGTGTTGGGTTATGAAGCCAATTTTGCAGGTACTTCTTTTGCAACATTAGATAAATGGCAGTCGAAAAATTTCCAGTATGGTTCTAAAGAAGTGACGCTTTTCGCTGATAAACTTCAGGAAGGTTCACTCGGAGCTGTAGGCTGGGACGACGAAGGTGTGAAAACCAAACGTTGGGATCTGGTAAAAGACGGAACACTGGTCAACTATCAGGCCATCAGAGATCAGGTGCATATTTTGGGAGAAACCGAGTCGCATGGTTGCTGCTATGCCGATAACTGGACCAACGTGCAGTTTCAACGTATGCCAAATGTATCATTGGCACCCGGCATGTCTCCCTTAAGTGTGGATGAAATGATTAAAAACGTTGAAAAAGGCATTTACATCATAGGTGATGGTTCGTTTTCGATTGATCAGCAACGATATAATTTTCAGTTTGGCGGTCAGCTTTTCTATGAAATTAAAGAGGGAAAAATAGCCGGAATGCTGAAAGATGTGGCATATCAGTCTAATACACAGGAGTTTTGGAACAGCTGTAGTAAAATCTGTGATGAAAAGGATTTTCGTCTGGGAGGCTCATTTTTCGATGGAAAAGGTCAGCCCCAACAGGTAAGTGCGGTGTCGCATGGAAGTAGTACTGCCAGGTTTAACGGGGTAAATGTGATTAATACAGCAAGGAAGATTTAA
- a CDS encoding cysteine-rich CWC family protein translates to MEKHAAETCPLCGESFVCKVNSIQKCDCMKVNLNEETLLFIKNTLNTQIGGYECICINCLKILKKQYEDSVLPL, encoded by the coding sequence ATGGAAAAACATGCGGCAGAAACATGCCCTTTATGTGGCGAGTCTTTTGTTTGTAAGGTAAACAGTATTCAAAAGTGCGACTGCATGAAAGTCAATCTCAACGAGGAGACGCTTTTATTCATAAAAAACACTTTAAATACTCAAATAGGAGGTTATGAGTGTATTTGTATTAATTGCTTAAAAATACTAAAAAAACAATACGAAGATTCAGTTTTACCTCTTTGA
- a CDS encoding DUF5074 domain-containing protein, protein MKINTLLFSLLSVSILISCEKTDPETPQPYDSGVIVINAGNFTDNNGTLSHLQRTGQSVMTDIFQKENLRALTGGISGYTEVNDKGIILVDNSTAGKDLLEIVNAHTLKSLATIPSTEIENPRNVLKVSETKAYISAWDATGDYSNFFKNPGYVAVLDLVTNKITKKIAVENGAESMQIVGNEVFVGNSGSVKNTISVIDVNTDAVKQIIPVGLNPEIIGADAGGQLWVFAGNELQKINTSSKSVDGKIKITSSNSAKSPGSFVMSADKNTIYFTHSFYDAADGWKQKGETYAFKTSATAVEAKTPFINRLFGGGMAVDPQTGNIYAGLVPSFKQAGYVFRFKSDGSLIDSVKAEIAPGKFFFKK, encoded by the coding sequence ATGAAAATCAATACCTTACTATTTTCTTTGCTTTCAGTGAGCATTTTAATTTCATGTGAAAAAACTGATCCTGAAACACCACAACCTTATGACAGCGGAGTGATTGTGATTAACGCCGGAAATTTTACCGACAACAATGGCACCCTGAGTCATTTACAAAGAACCGGACAATCTGTTATGACAGATATTTTCCAAAAAGAAAACCTGAGAGCTTTAACGGGAGGAATTAGTGGTTATACCGAAGTAAACGATAAAGGAATAATATTGGTGGATAATTCTACGGCTGGAAAAGATTTGTTGGAAATTGTAAATGCTCATACTTTAAAAAGTTTAGCCACTATTCCTTCCACTGAGATTGAAAACCCAAGAAATGTGCTCAAGGTTTCAGAAACTAAAGCCTATATCAGTGCGTGGGATGCCACAGGTGATTATTCTAATTTTTTCAAAAATCCTGGATATGTAGCGGTTTTGGATTTAGTTACTAATAAAATTACAAAAAAAATAGCGGTAGAAAATGGAGCCGAATCCATGCAGATCGTAGGAAATGAAGTATTTGTTGGGAATAGCGGATCAGTAAAAAATACCATTTCGGTTATCGATGTAAACACTGATGCTGTGAAACAGATCATTCCTGTTGGCCTTAACCCTGAAATCATCGGTGCTGATGCCGGTGGACAACTTTGGGTTTTTGCAGGGAATGAACTTCAAAAAATCAACACCAGCAGTAAATCTGTAGATGGTAAAATTAAAATTACGTCTTCCAATTCGGCAAAATCACCGGGTTCATTTGTGATGAGTGCCGATAAAAATACCATTTATTTTACTCATTCCTTTTATGATGCTGCCGATGGCTGGAAACAAAAAGGAGAAACGTATGCATTTAAAACTTCTGCCACTGCTGTCGAAGCAAAGACACCGTTTATTAACCGGCTTTTTGGTGGTGGCATGGCCGTTGACCCACAAACCGGCAATATTTACGCAGGTTTGGTGCCATCTTTTAAACAAGCCGGCTATGTATTTCGCTTTAAATCCGACGGCTCTCTCATCGATTCAGTAAAGGCAGAGATAGCACCCGGTAAGTTTTTCTTCAAAAAATAA